A genomic region of Solanum dulcamara chromosome 2, daSolDulc1.2, whole genome shotgun sequence contains the following coding sequences:
- the LOC129880218 gene encoding homeobox-leucine zipper protein HAT5 produces the protein MEVGKVINESSNTTNTVLVPSEKLSHCLWMSNSPPSFLGSASMVNFEDVGRGEFTKERAFFPAIDKEEASNDDYDSCYHQPEKKRRLLPNQVQFLEKSFEVDNKLEPERKAQLANELGLQPRQIAIWFQNRRARYKTKLLEKDYDVLKASFDKLKADYDTLFEENENLRNEVHLLTGKLHRREKGKENSKQSEPISPIDAKEAQKATPIVVTSDVPSITKLVCKQEDATSAKSDVIDSDSPHYTDGNHSSNVFEQEPSDFSQDEDDNLSKSFLCFPEIGDQIQANSCNLSFQIEDQPCWFWQY, from the exons ATGGAAGTTGGAAAGGTTATTAATGAAAGTTCTAACACGACTAATACTGTTTTGGTTCCAAGTGAAAAACTTTCTCATTGTCTCTGGATGTCCAATTCTCCCCCCTCTTTCCTTG GTTCTGCATCAATGGTTAATTTTGAAGATGTTGGCCGAGGAGAATTCACTAAAGAGAGGGCATTTTTCCCAGCAATTGACAAAGAAGAAGCTAGCAATGATGATTATGATAGTTGTTATCACCAGccagaaaagaagagaagactTTTGCCTAACCAAGTGCAGTTTCTTGAGAAGAGTTTTGAGGTAGACAACAAGCTTGAACCAGAGAGGAAAGCTCAATTGGCTAATGAACTTGGCTTGCAGCCTAGGCAAATTGCTATTTGGTTTCAAAACAGGCGTGCTAGATACAAGACTAAACTACTTGAGAAGGACTATGATGTTTTGAAAGCTAGCTTTGATAAATTGAAAGCTGATTATGACACCCTTTTCGAAGAGAATGAGAATTTGAGAAATGAG GTCCATTTGTTGACAGGAAAATTGCATAGGAGGGAGAAAGGGAAGGAAAACTCAAAACAAAGTGAACCAATTAGTCCAATAGATGCAAAAGAAGCTCAAAAAGCAACTCCAATTGTTGTTACCTCAGATGTACCAAGTATAACAAAGTTAGTGTGCAAACAAGAAGATGCAACTTCAGCAAAAAGTGATGTTATTGATTCAGATAGCCCACATTATACTGATGGGAATCATTCTTCAAATGTATTTGAACAAGAGCCATCTGATTTTTCTCAAGATGAAGATGACAATCTAAGCAAGAGCTTTTTATGTTTCCCAGAAATTGGAGATCAAATTCAAGCTAATTCATGCAATTTAAGTTTCCAAATTGAGGATCAGCCTTGTTGGTTCTGGCAATATTGA